ACGCATCCAGGCCTGATGAGCTGAGTTCCAGTGTTTAGCTTTGTGAACACAATGGTATTTGGCTACCAGTGCCATATCTGTCCCTACATCCATGCATATATTCATCATCCCTCTGCTTAGTTCAACTCCTCAAATATTCCCAATATCCAGCTCTCCCCCTTGCAGTTTTCAGTAGGTCCTATAGTACTCCCTTCTTTTTAATATAGCTGAAAGATAACTTGTTCTTCCTAATGTTTCTCACTACCAAACTGTCCTTCCACAGGTTTGCCTGTTGTAATTCCATGATATGCTGAGGATGGCTTACTAAACCTTGTCTTCTGTTCTCAACCATTTTCATGAAGAGTTTTCTTTTAATGTGGTTTTGTAAAATAGTGTGAATTTAGTGCAAGTGAATACTGCACCCTGAAGGACTGACATTCTCTAGTTATCTACAGGGTAGGTACTGTGGTAGCACAAGTTTCTATTCGGCCTTACCAGCATGCCTTAACCTTAACAAGAACAGTCCATTTCTAGGGGTGAAAGAGGACTGTAGGCTCCGTGCCTTTGCAGTTCTTGGTGGCTATATTAAGAGTATTAATACAGCTATCACttgtgatgtggacatctgtCTACTACAATGGTTCCATCAACACATTTCACATGGGTCACCAAAAAGCTTGCACTGGACTCAACTTGCAACCTAGAAATGAAAGGCTCTCTCACCCATAATCAATCCCCTGGGCCATCCAGTCCCCCTGTACTTAACATACTTAGTCTGTTTGGTAATCCAGGAAGACTTACCCTTGCAGTATTTACTTCTGAAATACTGAGATACATTTATTCTAGGTTTACTAAAATTAGAGCCAGCTTGAATAGCATGGCTCTATACCTTTAGCTGTGAAATAGTTGTTCCAAGTAATGCAGAAATCTGTAACAATTGTAACTCAGTGAAGCTATTTATTCGTACTACTTATATTGGATCCCATTTTACTGATCAAGAGTCCACAAGTGAGATCTTCCAAACAGCTTGCTGGTAACGTTTCTGCACAGGTGTGCGGTGAGCTGCTAACATTTCAGCTGTTCTCTTCCGTTGATTTTTATGGACTTCAGCTGCCCGTCTTCCTCAACTTCAGTTCTTTCTTGTCCATTCTCAATGATTTTCCTGGTAGTGATTCTTCTACCATTGACCACTTCCGTAGAAGTTGAGACTGATCTGAAGTTGTTTGACCCACTCGTGTCTCCTCCAAAGGCCCTGCAGGAGAATGTAGTGTGCTCACCGGGGTTGACTGAATCAAATGACATAAATGATTCCATAAGATCAGGAAATACATCAAAGCCGGCAAAGCTAGCTCCTCTTCCACGAGttctgtttctgttttcaccTACATTTCCATCAAATGGACTGTCCCAGAAATCATGTGCAAAGGGATCCATTCCTGCAAAAAATTCCCTGAAAATCTCTTCTGGGTTACGGAATATGTATTCAGAATCAAATGGGCTGTGGAAGTGGCCTCCAGTTGCACCTCTGCCTCCTCTGTGCAGACTTTCCTTTCCAGATCTATCATAGATGGAACGTTTTTGGGGATCTGATAAAACCTCATATGCCTCAGCTACGGCTTTGAatttcttctctgcctcctccttgtTATTAGGATTCTTATCAGGGTGCCATTTTAATGCAAGTTTACGGTAGGACTTTTTAATGTCATCTTGTGAGGCTTTTTGGTGAAGTCCTAAAACTTCGTAATAATTCACCATCCCAAATGAAAGGTGGATGGCTTTTGaaatgctttcttttctctctgctcaGTGGCCTGAAGTCTGAGCCGTTCAGGATCCAGGAAATCCTGTTTCCTTTGGGCGCTCCAAATTTGCTCCTTATGACCTGCTGGTTTTGCTCAGTTCATCTTTTGATTTGCTAGCGTTTGGAGCCACAGGGAAAGAAACACATTGTTTAAATTTACTCTTTGATTTTAAGACAGTTGAGTTGTGGgattgtgacatcagaggtaaTTCAGCCAAtcattgtacagctgattttagttctctttttgttttttttttttgtttgtttgttttttgcatacTGAAGTGATATTGGTGAAAATCCTATACATATTGTCTGGGGTTTATCTTTTGtttgcagtgctgctgtagcCATGTCGCTGCCAGGTTATTCGAGacacatggtgggtgaggtaatatcttttattggaccaccttctgtttcatctcacattttaaaaaattatatttcacATCTATGATGATGTAAGTGTGAAATACAGCTCTCTGATGACAGTAAGGCATTATATATGGCTATGTCTTATTGTACTCTGACTGTGGATTTTGAGGTAGTTATGAAATATGCACTAGAGGccatgattctcctctcacactggtcATTCCATTGGTGCTAATGGAGTTCAGAGATTGgtggaactgggagccaggactcttgaaCTATAtttttgctactgacttgctgtatcACAAGTCccatcttctctctctgtctcattttCTCTATCTGTatatttgtaatgtgctttgagatgctTGGGTGAAAGGTACCACAGAAGTGAACATTGTTATGATAGAAACAAAAATTTTGATGATGTGACTGTGCTCTTAATGTGTATTGGCTTTATGCCCTCTTCTTGGCGCACACAGATGGCGGAAATCCATTATGTACAGGGCAGTAGACCTAAAGGGAAAACTGCAACATCCACTAGAAAGCAGCCCTACAGGGGAAGCTAAGAAGGTTTTAGAGCTAACCAACCCAGACTGGACAGAAGAGGCCTTTTGGCTGCAAGAATTTCCACTTCATTGCCAGCAAGGGTCTGCTTCTCTTATGGGTCAGTGATGGGACAATGCTATGGAGCTACTTGTAATGTAATATCTAAATCCAGCTCTAAAAGTCACCATCAGTCAGTGCAGTGAAATTCTTGAGATTCGTACTCAAGGAAATGAAGGGCAATACTGAAGTCGAAGGAGTATCATGTGCTGTGAATACATCAGACACCTGCCTTCACCACCACCAGTGTGGCCTTATTaattggaggaggaggatgcttTGGGGATTGGTGTTTTGGGGAGTACTGTTTGAACTGAGAaagtatgttaaaaaaaatccatcccaCCATGGCAAGCTAACATTCCTCCCAATGCCTTCTGAATTTGGAGGCCAATTTGTGCCAAGGAATGAGAGAAAGTTTccaaataattattaattaattaattggacATCCAGAAGGAATGAAGAGGAGGGAGTGGCTGGCTGTATATACTGGATGTTGGGTTTCAACAATTGGTGGTACCTTCATTCCTTTTCTTTCCAAAAAAGTATGGACTTTTTTGTCTCTTTTCCCTCACTCAGATTTTGAAATCTTCAGCAGGGATGTT
The sequence above is drawn from the Natator depressus isolate rNatDep1 chromosome 7, rNatDep2.hap1, whole genome shotgun sequence genome and encodes:
- the DNAJB8 gene encoding dnaJ homolog subfamily B member 8 — translated: MVNYYEVLGLHQKASQDDIKKSYRKLALKWHPDKNPNNKEEAEKKFKAVAEAYEVLSDPQKRSIYDRSGKESLHRGGRGATGGHFHSPFDSEYIFRNPEEIFREFFAGMDPFAHDFWDSPFDGNVGENRNRTRGRGASFAGFDVFPDLMESFMSFDSVNPGEHTTFSCRAFGGDTSGSNNFRSVSTSTEVVNGRRITTRKIIENGQERTEVEEDGQLKSIKINGREQLKC